One window of Bacillus sp. THAF10 genomic DNA carries:
- the addA gene encoding helicase-exonuclease AddAB subunit AddA, producing the protein MILDVIPKPDGAQWTDDQWKAIVASGRDMLVAAAAGSGKTAVLVERIITKMVSEHVDVDRLLVVTFTNASAAEMRHRIGEALEKELEKKPASLHLRRQLSLLNRASISTIHSFCLEVIRKYYYLIDIDPGFRIADTTEIQLLQEEVLEMVFEEEYGQENDAFFDLVDRFTSDRTDHALQELVLKLYEFSRANEDPEQWLEDIVTFYRSANEESIDHFPFIEMLKNMIKLQLEAARTLLEKASELTLRPGGPAPRAENVEQDLSQLFRLLEGLNLSWEDLYASMQELEFPRAKTCRGDEYDKDLLEAWTKARNQAKDIVNGIKEEFFTRRPESLLTDLAELAPVMDMLVKLVKKYGNAFHLLKQEKGLVDFSDLEHLCLRILRKKTGDGWTRSEAALRYQSTFKEVMVDEYQDTNMVQEAILKLVTKDSEEEGNMFMVGDVKQSIYRFRLAEPFLFLSKYKRFHSEGYETGLKIDLNQNFRSRPEILDATNFLFKQMMGETVGEIDYNDDAELKFGASYYPEASNRETELLLIDRSDSLLNEEDDDQPSDGAETNTAFDKTELETAQVEAKLIAKRIKQLIQNGYEVYDKHLKVMRPVTYRDFVILMRSMPWAPQFMDEFKQQGLPLYANLSTGYFEATEVAILLSLLKIIDNPYQDVPLAAVLRSPIVGLDSNDLATIRIQQKKGTYFEALLAFLERQPDSVEERELLYKVKEFYELLQAWRTQAREGALSELIWKVYQDTHFYDFVGGMPGGKQRQANLRALYDRARQYEATSFRGLFRFLRFIERMQDRGEDLGAARALGEQEDVVRLMTIHSSKGLEFPIVFVAGLSKQFNMMDLRKSYLMDKELGFGASFVNPKLRITYPTILQLAMKHKAKAQLIAEEMRVLYVALTRAKEKLYLVGTLKDAEKSMQNWNESVTHSDWLLPDYVRANAKSYMDWIGPALIRHNDTELLRDKEQTTECAAEITAHPSKWKVTMTNVHELLEEIEEDKAVEDEQINRLRSGLPVSMQSPLKAQVESQLYWNYPYTKASLQRSKQSVSEIKRLREQQDPYAEQTMIRKEKRFFLDRPAFLQKKQLSPTEVGTAMHAVMQNIKLSLEEEMNRDHLQAQVQEMVQKELLSKEQAEVIDFEAILSFFHTKIGRKMLHAKQIHREIPFSYALQGDDMMEKPGVSEETVLIQGVIDCLIEDEEGIILIDYKTDKINERYSSITEAEPILKRRYQEQVALYGKAVEHIWKKQLSAKYLYFFDGNHLIQMD; encoded by the coding sequence GTGATATTAGACGTTATTCCAAAGCCAGATGGGGCACAATGGACAGACGATCAATGGAAGGCAATAGTAGCTTCTGGCAGAGATATGCTTGTTGCCGCAGCAGCTGGTTCCGGGAAAACAGCCGTGTTAGTCGAGCGGATTATTACTAAAATGGTAAGTGAGCATGTGGATGTAGACAGACTTCTTGTTGTAACGTTCACCAATGCATCAGCAGCCGAAATGAGGCACAGAATTGGAGAAGCACTAGAAAAAGAGCTTGAGAAAAAACCAGCCTCTTTGCACTTGCGCAGGCAGCTTAGTTTATTAAATCGTGCATCCATCTCTACCATCCATTCCTTTTGTCTGGAGGTAATTAGAAAATATTATTACTTAATTGATATCGATCCAGGCTTTCGTATTGCAGATACAACGGAAATTCAATTGCTGCAGGAAGAAGTCTTAGAAATGGTATTTGAAGAGGAGTATGGACAAGAGAACGATGCTTTCTTTGACCTTGTTGACCGTTTTACAAGCGACCGAACAGACCATGCCTTACAGGAGTTAGTCCTCAAACTTTATGAATTTTCTCGTGCAAACGAAGACCCAGAGCAGTGGCTTGAGGATATTGTGACGTTTTATCGGTCAGCAAATGAGGAGAGCATCGATCATTTTCCCTTTATAGAAATGCTGAAAAATATGATAAAGCTTCAACTTGAAGCTGCTCGTACTCTTTTGGAAAAGGCGAGTGAGCTTACGCTTCGCCCAGGAGGACCTGCTCCGCGTGCAGAAAATGTAGAACAAGATCTTTCTCAGCTATTCCGGCTGCTGGAAGGGCTAAATCTATCATGGGAGGATTTATACGCTTCCATGCAGGAGTTAGAGTTTCCTCGAGCAAAAACCTGCCGTGGCGATGAATATGACAAAGATTTGCTGGAAGCGTGGACAAAGGCTCGTAATCAAGCAAAAGACATCGTGAATGGAATAAAGGAAGAATTTTTCACTAGAAGGCCAGAATCCTTGTTAACGGACTTGGCGGAGCTTGCCCCTGTTATGGACATGTTAGTGAAATTGGTGAAAAAATATGGAAACGCCTTTCATTTACTAAAGCAGGAAAAAGGATTGGTCGATTTTTCTGATTTGGAGCATCTATGCTTACGTATTCTTAGGAAGAAAACGGGAGACGGCTGGACCCGCTCTGAAGCGGCCCTTCGATATCAGTCTACCTTTAAAGAAGTCATGGTCGATGAATACCAGGATACGAATATGGTGCAAGAAGCAATATTAAAGCTAGTTACAAAGGATTCAGAAGAGGAAGGAAACATGTTTATGGTTGGGGATGTGAAGCAGTCCATCTATCGTTTCCGATTAGCAGAACCATTCCTTTTCTTAAGCAAGTATAAAAGGTTTCATTCAGAGGGTTATGAAACAGGATTAAAAATTGATCTAAATCAAAATTTCCGCTCTCGTCCTGAAATTCTTGATGCGACGAACTTCCTTTTTAAACAAATGATGGGTGAAACAGTTGGGGAAATTGACTATAACGACGATGCGGAGCTTAAATTTGGAGCCTCCTATTACCCTGAGGCCAGCAACAGAGAAACAGAGCTTCTTTTAATTGATAGAAGTGACTCTCTTTTGAATGAAGAAGATGATGATCAACCAAGTGATGGGGCAGAGACAAACACAGCTTTTGATAAAACGGAGCTTGAAACAGCACAAGTGGAAGCAAAACTCATCGCAAAAAGGATCAAACAGCTTATTCAAAATGGCTATGAGGTGTATGACAAGCATCTGAAAGTGATGCGGCCTGTCACTTATCGAGATTTTGTTATTTTAATGCGATCGATGCCATGGGCGCCACAATTTATGGATGAGTTCAAACAACAGGGTCTTCCCCTTTACGCAAATCTAAGCACAGGTTATTTTGAAGCAACGGAAGTGGCCATACTCTTGTCGTTGCTAAAAATAATTGATAACCCATATCAGGATGTTCCGCTTGCTGCCGTTTTACGTTCTCCTATTGTAGGGCTTGATTCCAATGATCTCGCTACGATAAGAATACAACAAAAAAAGGGCACCTATTTTGAAGCACTTCTGGCCTTTTTAGAGCGACAGCCTGATTCAGTAGAAGAGAGAGAACTCCTTTATAAGGTAAAAGAGTTTTATGAGTTGCTTCAGGCTTGGAGAACTCAAGCTAGAGAAGGAGCCTTATCAGAGCTGATCTGGAAAGTCTATCAAGATACACACTTTTATGATTTTGTTGGAGGCATGCCTGGAGGAAAACAGCGCCAGGCCAACCTACGTGCATTATATGACCGAGCAAGACAATATGAAGCTACCTCATTTCGAGGACTTTTCCGCTTTTTACGCTTCATTGAAAGAATGCAAGACCGCGGGGAGGACCTTGGAGCAGCAAGAGCCCTTGGAGAACAGGAAGATGTGGTTCGTTTAATGACGATTCACTCAAGCAAGGGGTTAGAGTTTCCAATCGTTTTTGTAGCTGGTTTATCCAAGCAATTTAATATGATGGATTTGAGAAAAAGCTACTTAATGGATAAAGAGCTTGGCTTTGGTGCTAGCTTTGTCAACCCTAAGCTGAGAATTACGTATCCGACTATTTTACAGCTCGCCATGAAGCATAAAGCAAAAGCACAGCTGATTGCAGAAGAAATGAGGGTGCTTTATGTGGCGCTGACTCGTGCAAAAGAAAAGCTTTACCTAGTCGGTACTTTAAAGGACGCAGAAAAATCAATGCAAAATTGGAATGAATCTGTTACGCATTCAGACTGGCTTCTACCAGATTACGTAAGAGCAAATGCAAAGTCCTATATGGACTGGATTGGTCCAGCTCTTATTCGCCATAACGATACAGAGTTACTTCGTGATAAAGAGCAAACAACAGAGTGTGCTGCTGAAATCACTGCTCATCCTTCAAAATGGAAGGTTACGATGACCAACGTCCACGAGCTTCTAGAAGAGATAGAAGAGGATAAAGCAGTGGAAGACGAACAAATTAATAGGCTGAGAAGTGGGTTACCAGTATCGATGCAAAGTCCTCTAAAAGCTCAGGTTGAGTCCCAACTATACTGGAATTACCCTTATACAAAAGCGAGTCTTCAACGATCAAAACAGTCAGTGTCGGAAATAAAAAGGTTGAGAGAGCAACAAGATCCTTATGCAGAACAGACGATGATTCGTAAGGAAAAAAGATTCTTCCTTGACAGACCCGCCTTTTTACAAAAGAAACAGCTATCACCTACAGAGGTGGGGACCGCTATGCATGCTGTCATGCAAAATATCAAGCTGAGCTTGGAAGAGGAGATGAACAGGGACCATCTGCAGGCACAGGTCCAAGAGATGGTGCAAAAAGAGTTACTCTCAAAAGAACAAGCTGAAGTCATCGATTTTGAAGCAATCCTGTCATTCTTCCACACAAAGATTGGGAGAAAAATGCTTCATGCTAAACAAATTCATAGAGAAATTCCGTTCAGCTATGCCCTTCAAGGCGATGACATGATGGAAAAGCCTGGAGTTTCGGAGGAAACCGTTTTAATCCAAGGTGTTA